The following coding sequences lie in one Hippoglossus hippoglossus isolate fHipHip1 chromosome 14, fHipHip1.pri, whole genome shotgun sequence genomic window:
- the LOC117774697 gene encoding olfactory receptor 146-like, whose protein sequence is MENFTLNSVTLQLEGLKVTQVSVYPVFFFFFLSYILIILANIGIVVLVFIDKNLHQPMYLLFCNLPVNDIVGNSIMLPRVLSDILVPPSERLISYYECVLQAFTTHMFGATSHTILMIMAFDRYVAICNPLRYAAIMTNKMVVKLTVSAWGVAFVLVGILLGLTIRLNRCRTMITNPFCDNASLFKLSCESVFINNVYGLTFTVVLLSASIGSIVLTYAKITVVCVTSKNQSLNSKALKTCSTHLFVYLIMFLCGTFIIILHRFPQYSDYRKLSAILFHVIPGSLNPVIYGVQSKEIRRFLSKLIQSRKVS, encoded by the coding sequence ATGGAAAACTTCACGTTGAACAGCGTCACCCTGCAGCTGGAGGGGTTAAAGGTCACACAGGTTTCTGTCTACccagtcttcttcttcttcttcctctcctacATCCTCATCATCTTAGCAAACATCGGCATCGTGGTGCTGGTGTTCATAGATAAGAACCTTCACCAGCCCATGTACCTGCTCTTCTGTAACCTGCCCGTCAATGACATCGTGGGAAACTCCATCATGTTGCCCCGGGTGCTGTCAGACATCCTGGTGCCGCCCTCCGAGCGCCTCATCAGCTACTACGAGTGTGTGCTTCAGGCGTTCACCACTCACATGTTCGGCGCCACCTCTCACACGATACTGATGATCATGGCCTTTGACAGATACGTGGCCATCTGTAATCCTCTGCGTTACGCCGCCATCATGACCAACAAGATGGTGGTCAAGCTGACCGTGTCTGCCTGGGGCGTGGCCTTTGTTCTGGTGGGGATTCTGCTGGGTTTGACCATAAGACTGAACCGATGCAGGACAATGATCACGAACCCGTTCTGTGACAACGCCTCGCTGTTCAAACTCtcctgtgagagtgtgtttatTAACAATGTCTACGGCCTCACGTTCACCGTGGTCCTGCTCTCAGCTTCTATCGGCAGCATAGTTCTCACCTACGCTAAGATCACAGTCGTGTGTGTGACCAGTAAGAACCAGTCTCTGAACAGTAAGGCCCTGAAGACCTGCAGCACTCACCTCTTTGTTTATCTCATCATGTTCTTATGTGgaaccttcatcatcatcctgcaCCGCTTCCCTCAGTACTCTGACTACAGGAAGCTGTCGGCCATTCTGTTTCACGTCATCCCCGGCAGCTTGAACCCCGTAATATACGGAGTCCAGTCCAAAGAGATACGAAGGTTTCTGTCTAAACTGATTCAGTCCAGAAAAGTCTCATAA
- the slco2b1 gene encoding solute carrier organic anion transporter family member 2B1 isoform X1: MGVDEVKVTSDPSGSRPRARPQSVFHSIKFFVLCHSLLQLAQLLVSGYMKSSISTIERRYGLSSQKSGLLAAFNEVGNTILIIFVSFFGSRVHRPRFIGGGAVLAGLASLLMALPHFLSGLYDYSSHTSSASSHNSTGLCQSTIDFSTSSSNQSCSRQQSPAQERVYPLLLLAQLLLGVAAVPIQPFGISYIDDHASKRNSPLYLGIVFAVTSIGPALGFITGSLMLRFYVDFDKLSTDEIRLDSRDLRWVGAWWLGFLVASGLLFLAALPYLFFPRVMPREDGADDAESKPDEQQQTNPLQHLSLVQFLKSFPRIALRTLQSPIFLLVVLAQVNLAALLAGLATFMAKFIERQFSQTIPFSTMMIGGVGIPMAVLGAILGGVLMRRLNLSVSGASKLCTIAILLCVFSSVPLLLIGCSTQRVAGVFPPDPDALSCSSSCGCPQDVFNPVCGSDGVEFRSPCHAGCNVVEMANHKVTNYTECRCVPGLGHAAPGTCGSGCAHLLRPFMVLLGITSFIASFSQTPSYIMILRTVPTEDKSFAVGVQYMLFRVLAFMPGPVLYGSVIDTTCLLWGRKCDKQTSCLYYNLDRFRQRFLGLQVVFVCGGLLCFLLTIVVLRRTTRRQEPEEDRKGEYELVTEQKTPAPSSRGTEEKGMKT, from the exons ATGGGGGTGGATGAAGTCaaggtgacctctgacccctcggGGTCACGACCTCGTGCTCGACCTCAGAGTGTGTTCCACAGCATCAAG ttctttgtgttgtgccacagtctgctgcagctggccCAGCTGCTGGTGTCAGGCTACATGAAGAGCTCCATCTCCACCATCGAGAGACGTTATGGCCTCTCCAGCCAGAAGTCCGGGCTCCTCGCCGCCTTCAACGAG GTGGGAAACACGATTCTCATCATCTTTGTGAGCTTCTTCGGGAGTCGAGTCCACCGGCCGCGGTTCATCGGGGGCGGAGCTGTGCTGGCCGGCCTCGCCTCGCTGCTGATGGCGCTGCCGCACTTCTTGAGCGGACTGTACGACTACAGCAGCCACACCAGCT CAGCCTCCAGTCATAACAGCACAGGCCTCTGCCAATCAACAATCGACTTCAGTACCTCCTCATCCAATCAGAGCTGCAGCCGGCAGCAGAGTCCCGCCCAGGAAAGGGTGTACCCTCTGCTGCTATTggctcagctgctgctgggggTTGCAGCCGTTCCCATTCAGCCCTTTGGTATCTCCTACATCGACGACCACGCCAGCAAGAGGAACTCACCGCTTTACCTCG gaATCGTCTTCGCTGTGACGTCCATCGGTCCGGCCCTCGGCTTCATCACCGGATCCTTGATGCTGAGATTCTACGTGGACTTTGACAAGTTGtccacag ACGAGATCCGGCTGGACTCCAGAGACCTTCGCTGGGTCGGAGCCTGGTGGCTCGGCTTCCTGGTGGCGTccggcctcctcttcctcgcggCGCTGCCGTACCTCTTCTTCCCCAGAGTCATGCCCAGAGAG GACGGAGCAGACGATGCAGAGTCCAAACCGGAcgaacagcagcagacaaaccCGCTGCAGCATCTCTCCCTCGTTCAGTTCCTCAAAA GTTTTCCTCGGATCGCTCTGCGGACGCTGCAGAGTCCCATCTTCCTGCTGGTGGTTCTGGCGCAGGTCAACCTGGCAGCGCTGCTCGCCGGCCTCGCCACCTTCATGGCCAAGTTCATCGAGAGACAGTTCAGTCAGACCATCCCCTTCTCCACCATGATGATAG GAGGAGTCGGGATCCCGATGGCAGTGCTGGGCGCCATCCTGGGCGGAGTCCTGATGCGGAGGTTGAATCTTTCCGTCAGTGGAGCCAGCAAGTTGTGCACCATCGCCATCCTGCTCTGCGTGTTCTCCTCCGTGCCGCTGCTGCTCATTGGCTGCTCCACCCAGAGGGTCGCCGGTGTCTTTCCTCCAGA cccTGATGCACTGTCCTGCAGTTCCAGCTGTGGTTGTCCTCAGGACGTCTTTAACCCGGTCTGTGGTTCAGACGGGGTCGAGTTCAGGTCACCGTGTCACGCCGGCTGCAACGTGGTGGAGATGGCCAACCACAAAGTCaca AACTACACTGAGTGTCGATGTGTCCCCGGTCTCGGACACGCGGCTCCTGGAACCTGCGGCAGCGGATGTGCCCACCTGCTCCGCCCCTTCATGGTTCTTCTGGGAATCACCAGTTTCATCGCCTCTTTTTCTCAGACGCCCTCATACATTATGATTCTCAG gacgGTGCCGACAGAGGACAAGTCCTTTGCTGTGGGAGTTCAGTACATGTTGTTCAGAGTGCTCG CGTTCATGCCCGGCCCCGTGTTGTACGGCAGCGTCATCGACACCACCTGCCTCCTGTGGGGCAGGAAGTGCGACAAGCAGACGTCCTGTCTGTACTACAACCTGGACCGATTCAGACAGAG gtttcTGGGTTTGCAGGTTGTGTTCGTGTGCGGCGGactgctctgcttcctgttgaccATCGTGGTCCTGCGGCGGACGACCAGACGTCAGGAAccagaggaggacaggaagggAGAGTACGAGCTGGTGACGGAGCAGAAAACACCTGCTCCGTCATCTAGAGGGACAGAAGAAAAAGGTATGAAGACCTGA
- the slco2b1 gene encoding solute carrier organic anion transporter family member 2B1 isoform X2 yields MGVDEVKVTSDPSGSRPRARPQSVFHSIKFFVLCHSLLQLAQLLVSGYMKSSISTIERRYGLSSQKSGLLAAFNEVGNTILIIFVSFFGSRVHRPRFIGGGAVLAGLASLLMALPHFLSGLYDYSSHTSSSSHNSTGLCQSTIDFSTSSSNQSCSRQQSPAQERVYPLLLLAQLLLGVAAVPIQPFGISYIDDHASKRNSPLYLGIVFAVTSIGPALGFITGSLMLRFYVDFDKLSTDEIRLDSRDLRWVGAWWLGFLVASGLLFLAALPYLFFPRVMPREDGADDAESKPDEQQQTNPLQHLSLVQFLKSFPRIALRTLQSPIFLLVVLAQVNLAALLAGLATFMAKFIERQFSQTIPFSTMMIGGVGIPMAVLGAILGGVLMRRLNLSVSGASKLCTIAILLCVFSSVPLLLIGCSTQRVAGVFPPDPDALSCSSSCGCPQDVFNPVCGSDGVEFRSPCHAGCNVVEMANHKVTNYTECRCVPGLGHAAPGTCGSGCAHLLRPFMVLLGITSFIASFSQTPSYIMILRTVPTEDKSFAVGVQYMLFRVLAFMPGPVLYGSVIDTTCLLWGRKCDKQTSCLYYNLDRFRQRFLGLQVVFVCGGLLCFLLTIVVLRRTTRRQEPEEDRKGEYELVTEQKTPAPSSRGTEEKGMKT; encoded by the exons ATGGGGGTGGATGAAGTCaaggtgacctctgacccctcggGGTCACGACCTCGTGCTCGACCTCAGAGTGTGTTCCACAGCATCAAG ttctttgtgttgtgccacagtctgctgcagctggccCAGCTGCTGGTGTCAGGCTACATGAAGAGCTCCATCTCCACCATCGAGAGACGTTATGGCCTCTCCAGCCAGAAGTCCGGGCTCCTCGCCGCCTTCAACGAG GTGGGAAACACGATTCTCATCATCTTTGTGAGCTTCTTCGGGAGTCGAGTCCACCGGCCGCGGTTCATCGGGGGCGGAGCTGTGCTGGCCGGCCTCGCCTCGCTGCTGATGGCGCTGCCGCACTTCTTGAGCGGACTGTACGACTACAGCAGCCACACCAGCT CCTCCAGTCATAACAGCACAGGCCTCTGCCAATCAACAATCGACTTCAGTACCTCCTCATCCAATCAGAGCTGCAGCCGGCAGCAGAGTCCCGCCCAGGAAAGGGTGTACCCTCTGCTGCTATTggctcagctgctgctgggggTTGCAGCCGTTCCCATTCAGCCCTTTGGTATCTCCTACATCGACGACCACGCCAGCAAGAGGAACTCACCGCTTTACCTCG gaATCGTCTTCGCTGTGACGTCCATCGGTCCGGCCCTCGGCTTCATCACCGGATCCTTGATGCTGAGATTCTACGTGGACTTTGACAAGTTGtccacag ACGAGATCCGGCTGGACTCCAGAGACCTTCGCTGGGTCGGAGCCTGGTGGCTCGGCTTCCTGGTGGCGTccggcctcctcttcctcgcggCGCTGCCGTACCTCTTCTTCCCCAGAGTCATGCCCAGAGAG GACGGAGCAGACGATGCAGAGTCCAAACCGGAcgaacagcagcagacaaaccCGCTGCAGCATCTCTCCCTCGTTCAGTTCCTCAAAA GTTTTCCTCGGATCGCTCTGCGGACGCTGCAGAGTCCCATCTTCCTGCTGGTGGTTCTGGCGCAGGTCAACCTGGCAGCGCTGCTCGCCGGCCTCGCCACCTTCATGGCCAAGTTCATCGAGAGACAGTTCAGTCAGACCATCCCCTTCTCCACCATGATGATAG GAGGAGTCGGGATCCCGATGGCAGTGCTGGGCGCCATCCTGGGCGGAGTCCTGATGCGGAGGTTGAATCTTTCCGTCAGTGGAGCCAGCAAGTTGTGCACCATCGCCATCCTGCTCTGCGTGTTCTCCTCCGTGCCGCTGCTGCTCATTGGCTGCTCCACCCAGAGGGTCGCCGGTGTCTTTCCTCCAGA cccTGATGCACTGTCCTGCAGTTCCAGCTGTGGTTGTCCTCAGGACGTCTTTAACCCGGTCTGTGGTTCAGACGGGGTCGAGTTCAGGTCACCGTGTCACGCCGGCTGCAACGTGGTGGAGATGGCCAACCACAAAGTCaca AACTACACTGAGTGTCGATGTGTCCCCGGTCTCGGACACGCGGCTCCTGGAACCTGCGGCAGCGGATGTGCCCACCTGCTCCGCCCCTTCATGGTTCTTCTGGGAATCACCAGTTTCATCGCCTCTTTTTCTCAGACGCCCTCATACATTATGATTCTCAG gacgGTGCCGACAGAGGACAAGTCCTTTGCTGTGGGAGTTCAGTACATGTTGTTCAGAGTGCTCG CGTTCATGCCCGGCCCCGTGTTGTACGGCAGCGTCATCGACACCACCTGCCTCCTGTGGGGCAGGAAGTGCGACAAGCAGACGTCCTGTCTGTACTACAACCTGGACCGATTCAGACAGAG gtttcTGGGTTTGCAGGTTGTGTTCGTGTGCGGCGGactgctctgcttcctgttgaccATCGTGGTCCTGCGGCGGACGACCAGACGTCAGGAAccagaggaggacaggaagggAGAGTACGAGCTGGTGACGGAGCAGAAAACACCTGCTCCGTCATCTAGAGGGACAGAAGAAAAAGGTATGAAGACCTGA
- the slco2b1 gene encoding solute carrier organic anion transporter family member 2B1 isoform X3: MKSSISTIERRYGLSSQKSGLLAAFNEVGNTILIIFVSFFGSRVHRPRFIGGGAVLAGLASLLMALPHFLSGLYDYSSHTSSASSHNSTGLCQSTIDFSTSSSNQSCSRQQSPAQERVYPLLLLAQLLLGVAAVPIQPFGISYIDDHASKRNSPLYLGIVFAVTSIGPALGFITGSLMLRFYVDFDKLSTDEIRLDSRDLRWVGAWWLGFLVASGLLFLAALPYLFFPRVMPREDGADDAESKPDEQQQTNPLQHLSLVQFLKSFPRIALRTLQSPIFLLVVLAQVNLAALLAGLATFMAKFIERQFSQTIPFSTMMIGGVGIPMAVLGAILGGVLMRRLNLSVSGASKLCTIAILLCVFSSVPLLLIGCSTQRVAGVFPPDPDALSCSSSCGCPQDVFNPVCGSDGVEFRSPCHAGCNVVEMANHKVTNYTECRCVPGLGHAAPGTCGSGCAHLLRPFMVLLGITSFIASFSQTPSYIMILRTVPTEDKSFAVGVQYMLFRVLAFMPGPVLYGSVIDTTCLLWGRKCDKQTSCLYYNLDRFRQRFLGLQVVFVCGGLLCFLLTIVVLRRTTRRQEPEEDRKGEYELVTEQKTPAPSSRGTEEKGMKT; this comes from the exons ATGAAGAGCTCCATCTCCACCATCGAGAGACGTTATGGCCTCTCCAGCCAGAAGTCCGGGCTCCTCGCCGCCTTCAACGAG GTGGGAAACACGATTCTCATCATCTTTGTGAGCTTCTTCGGGAGTCGAGTCCACCGGCCGCGGTTCATCGGGGGCGGAGCTGTGCTGGCCGGCCTCGCCTCGCTGCTGATGGCGCTGCCGCACTTCTTGAGCGGACTGTACGACTACAGCAGCCACACCAGCT CAGCCTCCAGTCATAACAGCACAGGCCTCTGCCAATCAACAATCGACTTCAGTACCTCCTCATCCAATCAGAGCTGCAGCCGGCAGCAGAGTCCCGCCCAGGAAAGGGTGTACCCTCTGCTGCTATTggctcagctgctgctgggggTTGCAGCCGTTCCCATTCAGCCCTTTGGTATCTCCTACATCGACGACCACGCCAGCAAGAGGAACTCACCGCTTTACCTCG gaATCGTCTTCGCTGTGACGTCCATCGGTCCGGCCCTCGGCTTCATCACCGGATCCTTGATGCTGAGATTCTACGTGGACTTTGACAAGTTGtccacag ACGAGATCCGGCTGGACTCCAGAGACCTTCGCTGGGTCGGAGCCTGGTGGCTCGGCTTCCTGGTGGCGTccggcctcctcttcctcgcggCGCTGCCGTACCTCTTCTTCCCCAGAGTCATGCCCAGAGAG GACGGAGCAGACGATGCAGAGTCCAAACCGGAcgaacagcagcagacaaaccCGCTGCAGCATCTCTCCCTCGTTCAGTTCCTCAAAA GTTTTCCTCGGATCGCTCTGCGGACGCTGCAGAGTCCCATCTTCCTGCTGGTGGTTCTGGCGCAGGTCAACCTGGCAGCGCTGCTCGCCGGCCTCGCCACCTTCATGGCCAAGTTCATCGAGAGACAGTTCAGTCAGACCATCCCCTTCTCCACCATGATGATAG GAGGAGTCGGGATCCCGATGGCAGTGCTGGGCGCCATCCTGGGCGGAGTCCTGATGCGGAGGTTGAATCTTTCCGTCAGTGGAGCCAGCAAGTTGTGCACCATCGCCATCCTGCTCTGCGTGTTCTCCTCCGTGCCGCTGCTGCTCATTGGCTGCTCCACCCAGAGGGTCGCCGGTGTCTTTCCTCCAGA cccTGATGCACTGTCCTGCAGTTCCAGCTGTGGTTGTCCTCAGGACGTCTTTAACCCGGTCTGTGGTTCAGACGGGGTCGAGTTCAGGTCACCGTGTCACGCCGGCTGCAACGTGGTGGAGATGGCCAACCACAAAGTCaca AACTACACTGAGTGTCGATGTGTCCCCGGTCTCGGACACGCGGCTCCTGGAACCTGCGGCAGCGGATGTGCCCACCTGCTCCGCCCCTTCATGGTTCTTCTGGGAATCACCAGTTTCATCGCCTCTTTTTCTCAGACGCCCTCATACATTATGATTCTCAG gacgGTGCCGACAGAGGACAAGTCCTTTGCTGTGGGAGTTCAGTACATGTTGTTCAGAGTGCTCG CGTTCATGCCCGGCCCCGTGTTGTACGGCAGCGTCATCGACACCACCTGCCTCCTGTGGGGCAGGAAGTGCGACAAGCAGACGTCCTGTCTGTACTACAACCTGGACCGATTCAGACAGAG gtttcTGGGTTTGCAGGTTGTGTTCGTGTGCGGCGGactgctctgcttcctgttgaccATCGTGGTCCTGCGGCGGACGACCAGACGTCAGGAAccagaggaggacaggaagggAGAGTACGAGCTGGTGACGGAGCAGAAAACACCTGCTCCGTCATCTAGAGGGACAGAAGAAAAAGGTATGAAGACCTGA